CATGGTCGCGATCGACCTCGTCACCGGGCGCCACGCGACGCACTTCTCGACGAGCGGGGCGGTGCACGGGCTATACGCTTACAACCGCAAGAAGAAGCGGGTCGAAACGCTGACGGCGAAGGCGACGATCCTCGCCAGCGGCGGTGCCGGCCGCACCTACCTCTATTCAACCGCGCCGCGCGGCGCGACGGGCGATGGGATTGCCATGGCGTGGCGGGCAGGATGCCGCGTTTCGAACATGGAATTCATGCAGTTCCACCCGACTTGCCTCTATAATCTTCAGGTCAAGAACTTCCTGATCACCGAGGCGGTGCGGGGCGAAGGCGGACACCTCAAACTGCCGCCGGGCGTGAAGGGCGCCGGCACCCGCTTCATGCCGCGCTTCCACGAGCGCGCCGAGCTTGCGCCGCGCGACATCGTTGCCCGCGCCATCGACCATGAGATCAAGCGGCTCGGCCTCGATTATGTCCACCTCGACATCTCCCATCGCGAGCCGGAGTTCGTCCGCGAGCATTTTCCGAACATCTACGACCGGCTGCTGACGCTCGGCATCGACATCACCAAGGAGCCGATCCCCGTCGTCCCGGCGCAGCATTACACCTGCGGCGGCGTGATGGTGGACCTCGACGGGTGCACCGATGCGCCCGGTCTCTACGGGGCCGGCGAGGTGACGCAATCGGGCCTGCACGGCGCCAATCGCCTCGCCTCGAACAGCCTGCTCGAATGCTTGGTCTTCGGGGAGGCGGCGGCAAGGCACATCACGGCCAACTTCGACGCACTTCCCGATGTCCCCGCCATCCGCGCCTGGGACGAAAGCCGGGTCACCGACAGCGACGAGGAAGTCGTTATCGCCCAGACCTGGGGTGAAATACGCCGCTTCATGTGGAACTATGTCGGCATCGTCCGCACCACCAAGCGGCTGGAGCGCGCCAAGCACCGCATCGATATGCTGCGGCAGGAAGTGCGCGATTATTACGCCCACTTCCGCGTCACCCCGGACCTCATCGAGCTTCGCAACCTGGTCGAGGTCGCC
This portion of the Sphingomonas limnosediminicola genome encodes:
- the nadB gene encoding L-aspartate oxidase, with amino-acid sequence MSTDADVLIVGSGAAGLTAALNLAATHKVAVIAKGALGEGATSWAQGGIAAVLEEGDSFESHVNDTMIAGAGLNDRKVVEHVVEEAPRAIRHLVELGVPFAQEGNALHLTREGGHSHRRIVHVADATGYAVQEALETAAAKHPNITLVPDMVAIDLVTGRHATHFSTSGAVHGLYAYNRKKKRVETLTAKATILASGGAGRTYLYSTAPRGATGDGIAMAWRAGCRVSNMEFMQFHPTCLYNLQVKNFLITEAVRGEGGHLKLPPGVKGAGTRFMPRFHERAELAPRDIVARAIDHEIKRLGLDYVHLDISHREPEFVREHFPNIYDRLLTLGIDITKEPIPVVPAQHYTCGGVMVDLDGCTDAPGLYGAGEVTQSGLHGANRLASNSLLECLVFGEAAARHITANFDALPDVPAIRAWDESRVTDSDEEVVIAQTWGEIRRFMWNYVGIVRTTKRLERAKHRIDMLRQEVRDYYAHFRVTPDLIELRNLVEVADLIIRSALSRHESRGLHYVLDFPDMLPEAKDTVLVP